In Glycine max cultivar Williams 82 chromosome 4, Glycine_max_v4.0, whole genome shotgun sequence, the genomic stretch GCTCTGGAAATAAATCCATTTACATCTACAGTTTTTGCAGCATGTACctaatcataataattaaattatagttgCAAGTTGCAATCCATAGTTCCAAGTTTAATAACATGATCACAATTGTTGTAAGTTGTAACCTTTGTAATCGTGTGCCATGCATGATTATAAATAGTACCCCGCCTCCCcccaaatatttgtttttggaaatatagttatagttattagaggggtgttcAACATACATTTATATGTTCATTTAGGGAGTGTGGGATTTTAAAATATGGATTTTAAAGATTAGGtataaatattatcatatttctttataagatttttatgataatataaattttaatggatttatattataaaaatttaatttttttttataaatttgtaagaTTTGAAAGGattctctaaatttttaaaaacgcattcaaaattatgaattagtaaaaaaataaaaagaaatgatgagatttgcaaaaaacaattaatataattttttttaatcttttaataactatattattttaactttatatcCTCCTATACTCACATTTCTTGCAATAGTATCTTAGATATGTTCAAgattatacattaatttttttatttttttaattataataattatttcataataaatctAATGACATGTTTAAACAGGATGTATTAATAAACATATACTAAAAGGAAtagtgagagaaaaaattagtaaaataggTATTAAGTTATGTGGATGACAAAATTAAGAATGACAATCACGAAAATATTATACCAAACATGTGATGGACATAGTCCCTAtaagaaaaacatgattaaaCTTAGACAtacaataaacatttatttaatttagaaaacaaagaaaaaagtataaagGAAAGGATATTTGACATTTCTTATTTCaaaagaataagagaaaaagaatgtctgatgagagaaaaaaagtcTAATAacaattagaaaaagaaagaaaaaagtctaacaaaattttaagtgTTTGAATGAGATTgtttaataaatgttttatacTAAAAAGTCTTACAAGATCCATCAAAatcattcttaaaaataattaatttaaatttgtatatttttgaaTACCcaaatactttttataatttataagaaaatttaattaaatatcatcgAATTTTGTTATCTATCTAAAAGATCTTAAAAGTTTTAATTGAATACCAGAGGACTAGGattctttcataaaaaatattttaaaattctaattcaaTACACCCAGGCATGTAACTTTTAAAAGAATTGTCTAGATAATCGTGTTAATAAATTCTATTACAAATCTAATTTAAGTCTTGTTTAGATAAACTTTTCTATAATcacttataagagaaaaaataaaaattaaaaaataaacttttctcataaactaaaataagttaatttgtaaaaaaaaagttaacttttctaaaaattgatttttaacttatgcatagaataattttaatttatgaaaaaactttatttttattttttataataatttatagcaTATGAAATATATCATGCATGATCTtaaatattactttatttttatttatatatccaaaataaatatttttgtgtatAGAATGATGACAATGAGGTTTCAAACTACTCAAATCTCTTACTACAAGACCAATCCTAGTATGAGTTTATATATCCAACATATCTAAGCAGGAAAAATATATCAGCAAATTGAACAAACTTCTTGTTGGtaagattttttaagaatacatTGGAACGATGGTGGTTAGGAATTGTTACAAAGCTAGTGAGCCTAACCATATCTTTATATACCTGTGGAGAATGAGTGGCATGAGAATTGTACTCCTCCAAAACACACTGTGCAAGCCAAAAAATTTGTAAGTTGTCTTTTAATTTGAAGACATTGGAGGTTAGCAGTAGTAGTAAATTTATTGTGTGGCTACAAGTAATGGTAATTAAGCAATTGGAGTATTGGACTTACCTTTCGCAGTTGCACTTGTTTTAGAGTATCCCGAAGGACATATTCACGATATTCAGCCTCGCTGAGCGTTGTGATCTCTGAAGGATCACCTTCAAATATCCTAAAAAATAGTGTGAAACAATGGTGAATTAATTATATTCTCTCATCAACATACCAgaatttggttttggttttgatttAATTGATTTGTAAGCAATGATAAATTCAAAGGAACCTTAGTCGCTTCTCCATCTCTTCCAATTGAGACTTGCAAGTGAAAATTTCTCTTCGAAGATCCTGAAGCTCGCATAAAACAATCAGTCGAACACAAATATATAAGATCAATTGAAGCTGGAAATAGATTTATCAGATTATACACAATGTTTGTTAACAAATACCTCAATTTGGGAATCTGAAGTCATTGAGCTGCATTAAAACAcgataaaattgtaaataatcaaATGCCAAACAACTTCAttagtaaataattaatcaaaaataCCAAATAATACCTAGGGGCTTGACATATTTGACCAGCTTCATCTTTCAACTTACTAAGCAACTTTTGAATGTGCTACAGAgacaatgaaaattttaaatttcaaagtaatACTTCTAATTAAAATCGATGTTCAGTTCAAAACCTTATGTGATGCAAGACTAATTAAAGTACCTCTTTATTATGCATCCTTTAGAGTTTCACGGCAACAAGAGTTTAAATTAAGCCCACATGGTCGATAAATCAAAGGTGGCAACATTAGGATAAACTGATTAACTAGTATCAGGTATCAGAAGTTAAAAATACACAAGCTCTTACCTTCCGTGTTCACCCTCCGAAAGATTAACATATCGTTCTAGAATTTCTTCAATgctttaaaacatatatttcaGAAAAATAGCGAGTCATTAGATTTTTCAATAAAGaacaaagcttttgaaatcGAATAGACAAAATCAATTAACGAATAATCTTCTAGACTAACTTAGATTTAACTCCACCTAATCGAGAAgacaagtaaaatataaaaataaaaatgaaaagaaaaagatatccATCTTTTGcttaaattaaatatcttacaaaattaattttataaagataCCTTAATTACTATGTCCTAAATTTCGTAAATTTAACTCATTTTAAGATCTGAGATGTCCGATCTACCTTCATCCAACGGTTAAAATTCAGCAACTGTATATGATTGCATGGAAATTTTGACAGCACCGAATCCAGTTCCcacacacacaacacaacacatgcAATAGAAATAAGCAAACCTTTTGTTGCCAGAGAAGAAAGTGGCTCTTCCTGATGGGGAAAACATGATGAGAGCCACATCAACATCACAAAGAACAGAAAGTTCGTAAGCTTTCTTGATGAGTCCATTCCTCCTCTTGGAGAAAGTGACTTGCCTATTGGTTGTGTTCTCAATCTTTTTGATCGGAAGCTTCACTCTCCCCATATTTCACCTGTTCTCACCATAAATAAAAAGCCTATCAGATAAATATATAGGAAAAGGAAACACAACCCCTCATAAATGAGAGGTTGAACCAAAGGCggtgaaaatagaagaaaacaagggaaaaagaggaagaaatgcAGGAGATAGGTTTTGTCTGTATCGGGCCATTAATAAAAGGTGACGCAAGAGGGTTAAGAGATCGCGGTTTGTATGCAGATAACTTGAAGAGCATATTAAGCACgtaattaatttctattaatcTTGAATCTCCCTGTTAACATGTTTATTTTCTTACCTTGGTGCCTAGTGCTGCAACATGCATCTCACAAAAACCGATTTCAAAGAGGTGGTGAGTGTCAAATCAATGAATATTGCAGCGAAGAGGAGTGGAATATAAACACCACtttcaacttttttattatCACTTTATGATATTTATGCTTCTTTCACTTTCTCTTCTCAGGTATTAAATAGGATGATGAGTATAGCTGTCATAAATACGAGAAGAGAGAGAATTTGTCCCGAGAAAACTTGCACAAGAAGCTGTAACACTAGCTAGTTCATGCTGAGAAGCAAAGATCaacaacttttgtttttttgttactaGTTACGAGTGAAGGCCATGGCAGAGTTGGGTAGATGCCAAAAATGGGGCTGCTTGAGAGGGTGAAAGGGACAAGCTTGCGGTGGTTTAAAGCGTGATGGAAGATGGAGGACGATTGCGCGTAAGTAATGgaagatttttttcaaataaataagagtTACAGAAGAAGTCATTGCCACGTCTtcaattttcttgttttctgtGATGTGTGATGCTATTCTCAAATTTTCGCACTTACCGTGCGTCTCGCTGTTTGTTTCAGTGGGGCCGCCTATTGGTAGTGACTTCCCTGGGTTTTATAGATTTTGAAGGGAGTGAAAATCATGATgcggtgaattttttttaaattacgggtatttaatctttttttgggtgatttttaaaaacaatttactaAAAAGAATTGATCTTCAAACTATTTACTTGTGGAAATTTTTTGTCACATCAGATGTGAGTGACATGAGTTAAAATAACATCATCAGTTTATGTTTTGTTATGAATAATATCATCTTAATTTATATCATTCTTTTCAGTGGACTTGTCAGACCACATGTCATGCCATAGGTTCTGACAGccgaaaaaaataacaaaataggaTGATATCACCCACTACATAACAAAAGATGAACGGTTGACATAGAACAAGATGATGTGACTTGATCTCATAATCTCCTTTCAACCCTATTTGTGTTTCCACATCTATtgattttctcacttttttctttttcctaccCACAACTCTGCCTTCCATTCCTCACCCAACAAAACTTAGGACATGTTTGATAAtacaagaaatgaaaaattataatttatttcattatattttttcttttataaattacttaaacaatggaaatgacattttaattcatttcatttcaattcattctactCAATTATATTCTGATACACTTTGTTCTGTTATTCATTATCAATCCAAACATAATCTTATATTGATTGTTTGgccattattatttatttattttatgttacaaatatttatttaattgaaaaataaaaatatgtgaagTTGACATGTTGCTTAATTGTGACGTCACTATCAATTTTGTTCCATTTCACCACATTATATTGttgaatagaattttttttagcagGGTCTATacaatttttctctcctttcaccGTATaccaaataactaaaatttctcATTTCAATCCTACTATTGTTCTTTCCCATTTTATTCTCTCGCAAATCAAACCAGCCAAATGTAGCCttttagagaaaagaaaataaagtaaataaaaaacacGAATTGACTTTTATTTATcattgaatcattatttatatttccttttttctctattttattttattttaatttatttaaaaaccaaTAAAGATTGATTGAAGAATAAATAGAATGTTTTGTAAATCTAAAATCATTGATCTAAACATGCTatcaatttaaacaaaaataaagttgaagtatGATCAAAATGAGTTAATTACCTCCCACCATTAAAAAGCTTATGTGTTCAATTTATAGATTTATGTCAATCATAGAATTCAACtcaaaaaccttttgttttagatagatttttcattaaaaaacttATGAGTTGAATTCATTCTTAGATCCATTTGGTTTTGGCTTTACTCAAACTCTCTCGGTAGTGTGTTTTCTGAAGAAAGGAACAGAGGCACAATAATCTAAAACAAATTATGCGTTCAATTTATAGATTTATGTCCATCATAGAGTCCAATTTAAAAATCTTTCTGCTTTGGACATGTGATTTGAAGTTTTAAACCTTTTCACTGTAAAcctttaagttttaatttattaaattttatagtatttgtttatttagcttttaacttttataatttctCTTATCTTCTCAATCCGATTTGCTGCATATTTGCAGCATGTTTCCCTATTTCTTGTTTGTACttgtaaaaaatatcttaattctAGGTCTATGTATTTTAACGACAATTCTATAATTGTGATTTGCTACTGGTTGAATCTTTGGTTTATCTACTTTCCTTCATTTTAATTGTGAGCTGAAATTTCCTGTATATTTGTAACGCATTAACGTTGCTCGTTAATAACTTCAGTCGAAAACTTTTTCTAAGTTGATTAATATTTAGTTGgtcaattaattttcttatgttGGACCCATGGGTAGGTTGTAAATAgtgcactcttatttttttcattagtcATAACCGAAAAACTTGCAATTCTTTGTGCCCACGACCACTATCGACACACACTTATACACATGACACATGACATGATATATGAACCACGGGTCCGCTACCGGTGGAGTGTTTGGAGTAGGACACATGATATCTTAACACATGACATATTTTAACGGTTTTGCCCCCAAACaggaacattaaaaaaaagaattgaaaaacggatatggaaaataattaaaattataataacgaCCACCAAATGTTCAACATACCTGTCATTCAAATACCCGTCAATCACACCAAAGGGTTATCTTCAGTAAAGAACAGTGAAACCTTCTAGTCTCAACTAAAGTAAGTGATCTACTCTACACACACTTCCGTTTCTTTTCATGCTACCTTGAATTGAATCAATGGCTCTGTTACACCGAGCCATGCGCACTATACCATCCCATCATCAGCGGTGGCAACATGCTTGGATGCTGCCTCCTCTCACCATTTGGATTTGTGGCATGtaatttttcatcttctttATGGTTCCCTCCCTCCCTTGATCACTCTTTCTCACATattgcctttttcttttctttctttctctatgtttctgtttttacagtttCAATCACACTTCGTTATGGTTATTACGGCGATTCATGCATCCTGCTTGGCCCTGCCTCGTCCCGTTTGATGAAGACCAGTTCTGTTTTTGTGAAGCAGCTTCAAGTGTCAAACGAGGACAATAATCAAGTTATTCTCCATGCCTTCAACGAGGAGCCCGAGTTAAGCTCCCAAACTAATTGGACAGTGTCAAATTTCTTCCTTGTTGAAGCGTATAAAAGCAAGGTAACATTGTAACAAGATTAGGTATGGTTTGGTTTAAAGCAGTTACCCAGAGAATGcttttaaagaaattgattTTTCAACTTCAGGTAATTTCTTTGTGGTTAAATCAGGGCTCCACCATCCGTATGAGGTGGGAAGCACACACTACTAGTAGTTTGGATCAGCTACATGGGATGGTGATCAAAGGTTAGTTGAGGGGAAATCTCATGGCtatctcttccttttcttttctgtgAGTATGAATTTCAGgtttgtcccaagaaccattcTTATTTCGCAGGAGAAAAGAAGTTTGAACTACTACAGCCTAAACAAACGAGCTTCCTCAATGCAATTGCTCTTCGCAAGACTGTTAATGGTAATTGATTCTAGAGTTTCGCTACTTTTTACCTAAAAACTGAGTGAAAGGCTACCTTAGTAACATAAGCAATTAAGCATTGGCTACAattttgaagctttccattAGAATTTGGATACTTTGACTCTGCAAAATCAGTTTGTAAAGTGAAAATAGCTCAAGCCGTAAGCATTACTtgagttttatcttttagtcaATGAAACCGGATTCACCTCCTCACACCTATCGGAGTGAAGGTGTATGAGGCTGCATATTAAGGGTGGTCATGGGTATCTGCAAATTAAGGCGGCTTAACACTTTTTATTCCAATTCTTAGAATTTGACGAGGATTATTCTCCacttatatacattattttgaCTATATTATTAATTGGCGTGAAATCTCTAATACACTTCCCTCATGACACATGCTGAGGGCACGACATTTGCAAGTGATTTGGAATGCCTAATAGGTCCGATAACAACTTTACAATAAACTTTGATACCatattagaattttaatttaggtTTAATCTAACTCAAAAACTAGCTCCAGAAGTGAGGATTGACCCCATTTACTATATATTGTTTTAGTCATATTATTAGTCAATATAGGATCTCTAACATTATTGTATGAAGTGCGTGTatagttgattttattttaaagaaataatatcACTTTTGTCTAAAAGCTTACTGCAATTATTATTTCTTCCAAAACAAAATTGTTACCAAATATGCATCAAGATCTCTAATTCTATGATTTTACGCCAAATTATCTATGATTAGCATAGGGCTAATTAAGTATATGGAAATTTTGAAAGAGGCAGGAACATAATCTTGACTTTTGTGAACATTGCTAGGTAAAGAAGCTGAATACAATGTTGAGGAAGATAATATATACCACATTGGGGTTCTAAACATGAATTCCAGGAACATAATATTGACTATGAAAGTTAATGTTTTGGCAAAGGTATATGATACCACCAAAGGCAAGAAGATGTGCTCTACTGCAAATGGATTCTGTAGACTCAGTTTTGTCTTCCCTAATACTCAGTATGTTATTCTTACGGCAACTGGCAAAGTAAGGCATGGCTAACCTTGTCTGACTCATTTATCTTTATGGATCTTCACCAAAGTAATTCAACAATACATGATTACATTTGCATCGATTGATTACAGGTTGATGGGGGATCGTATGTTGAAATTTCTTTTCTGGCTCGTGTGTTGACCTACATATTACTTTTAGGTACAATGATTAAAATTTCTCTTCTAAAGCCTTTggtttaattatactttttgttACTAAAGATGACCTATTTTTCTATGTGTAGGAGCTCTTATGATTGTTATTTATCTGGTTCTGAAGTTCCTTGAAGTCCATGAAGGTGGTGATCAGAATAGTCATGCGGCAGTCGACGTCACATACAGAACAAGTAATGTAGTTGCAAGGCAAACCGAAACTCAGCCCTTGATGCAAGTGGAGACAAATCGATTGACATATGGAACAAATGCaaaagatgatgaagaagaagattcaggAGCATCCAGTAGCTCTTCAGAGGAGTTATATGATGAAAAATTGTGTTGCATTTGTTATGATGAACAACGCAGTAGCTTCTTTGTTCCTTGTGGACATTGTGCCACTTGCTATGACTGTGCACAGAGGTACCTCATTGCCGAATATTTTTGTATGCATGCTTTAATTTACCAATATACAAATTTCATGACATTCACATTAGAATGCATTTTGCAGGATTTTAGATGAGGAGAGCATAGTGTGTCCTATATGCCGAAGGCTTATTCACAAAGTACGA encodes the following:
- the LOC100776548 gene encoding LOW QUALITY PROTEIN: agamous-like MADS-box protein AGL11 (The sequence of the model RefSeq protein was modified relative to this genomic sequence to represent the inferred CDS: inserted 1 base in 1 codon), with translation MGRVKLPIKKIENTTNRQVTFSKRRNGLIKKAYELSVLCDVDVALIMFSPSGRATFFSGNKSIEEILERYVNLSEGEHGRMHNKEHIQKLLSKLKDEAGQICQAPSSMTSDSQIEDLRREIFTCKSQLEEMEKRLRIFEGDPSEITTLSEAEYREYVLRDTLKQVQLRKCVLEEYNSHATHSPQVHAAKTVDVNGFISRASKNPVDWFPQGDPLHVQTLNFANVYDTALVRDQQSHHCTVVDMLTPTSTLLHSANMDLNGQMNPRSSLDAGISNTLHPQFGQAIHTNSSSWQHLNPLGSRTLSIAETREVQLXEQCFSQFTRSNILIPEQSRSTSIMIYGLWKTRKLLNRERRQNLNMYFHFLN
- the LOC100777075 gene encoding E3 ubiquitin-protein ligase APD1 isoform X1, which encodes MALLHRAMRTIPSHHQRWQHAWMLPPLTIWICVSITLRYGYYGDSCILLGPASSRLMKTSSVFVKQLQVSNEDNNQVILHAFNEEPELSSQTNWTVSNFFLVEAYKSKVISLWLNQGSTIRMRWEAHTTSSLDQLHGMVIKGEKKFELLQPKQTSFLNAIALRKTVNGKEAEYNVEEDNIYHIGVLNMNSRNIILTMKVNVLAKVYDTTKGKKMCSTANGFCRLSFVFPNTQYVILTATGKVDGGSYVEISFLARVLTYILLLGALMIVIYLVLKFLEVHEGGDQNSHAAVDVTYRTSNVVARQTETQPLMQVETNRLTYGTNAKDDEEEDSGASSSSSEELYDEKLCCICYDEQRSSFFVPCGHCATCYDCAQRILDEESIVCPICRRLIHKVRRLYHN
- the LOC100777075 gene encoding E3 ubiquitin-protein ligase APD1 isoform X2 — protein: MALLHRAMRTIPSHHQRWQHAWMLPPLTIWICVSITLRYGYYGDSCILLGPASSRLMKTSSVFVKQLQVSNEDNNQVILHAFNEEPELSSQTNWTVSNFFLVEAYKSKGSTIRMRWEAHTTSSLDQLHGMVIKGEKKFELLQPKQTSFLNAIALRKTVNGKEAEYNVEEDNIYHIGVLNMNSRNIILTMKVNVLAKVYDTTKGKKMCSTANGFCRLSFVFPNTQYVILTATGKVDGGSYVEISFLARVLTYILLLGALMIVIYLVLKFLEVHEGGDQNSHAAVDVTYRTSNVVARQTETQPLMQVETNRLTYGTNAKDDEEEDSGASSSSSEELYDEKLCCICYDEQRSSFFVPCGHCATCYDCAQRILDEESIVCPICRRLIHKVRRLYHN
- the LOC100777075 gene encoding E3 ubiquitin-protein ligase APD1 isoform X3; its protein translation is MLGCCLLSPFGFVAFSITLRYGYYGDSCILLGPASSRLMKTSSVFVKQLQVSNEDNNQVILHAFNEEPELSSQTNWTVSNFFLVEAYKSKVISLWLNQGSTIRMRWEAHTTSSLDQLHGMVIKGEKKFELLQPKQTSFLNAIALRKTVNGKEAEYNVEEDNIYHIGVLNMNSRNIILTMKVNVLAKVYDTTKGKKMCSTANGFCRLSFVFPNTQYVILTATGKVDGGSYVEISFLARVLTYILLLGALMIVIYLVLKFLEVHEGGDQNSHAAVDVTYRTSNVVARQTETQPLMQVETNRLTYGTNAKDDEEEDSGASSSSSEELYDEKLCCICYDEQRSSFFVPCGHCATCYDCAQRILDEESIVCPICRRLIHKVRRLYHN
- the LOC100777075 gene encoding E3 ubiquitin-protein ligase APD1 isoform X4, whose translation is MKTSSVFVKQLQVSNEDNNQVILHAFNEEPELSSQTNWTVSNFFLVEAYKSKVISLWLNQGSTIRMRWEAHTTSSLDQLHGMVIKGEKKFELLQPKQTSFLNAIALRKTVNGKEAEYNVEEDNIYHIGVLNMNSRNIILTMKVNVLAKVYDTTKGKKMCSTANGFCRLSFVFPNTQYVILTATGKVDGGSYVEISFLARVLTYILLLGALMIVIYLVLKFLEVHEGGDQNSHAAVDVTYRTSNVVARQTETQPLMQVETNRLTYGTNAKDDEEEDSGASSSSSEELYDEKLCCICYDEQRSSFFVPCGHCATCYDCAQRILDEESIVCPICRRLIHKVRRLYHN